A genome region from Paramisgurnus dabryanus chromosome 12, PD_genome_1.1, whole genome shotgun sequence includes the following:
- the LOC135750003 gene encoding E3 ubiquitin/ISG15 ligase TRIM25-like isoform X2, which yields MAEANLSVSQDQFICSICLDLLKDPVTIPCGHSYCMSCITKCWDQDDQRGVYSCPQCRQIFTTRPALGKNTMLAEVVEKLKKSKLHTNRSDLSYAGPEDVECDVCTGRKYKAIKSCLVCLESYCQTHFEQHEAFRTGKRHKVIDVTGRLQEMICSQHDRLFEVYCRTDQRCICLLCTMDEHKNHDNVSAAAERTEKQRLLEDNQGKLHQIIQQKEKELQDLREAVKIHTISAQTTVKDTERIFTELIRSIKRRRSEVIQLIRDQEKTAVSGAEELLKKLKREIDDLRRRNDKMEKLSQTKDHISFLQSFQSLSSSPGSKDNIIFSSLLSFDDVRKSVTQLKEQMEDFCEEEIEKISSKEKCQRKAFSWSSTSFYLVYER from the exons ATGGCAGAAGCGAATCTTTCAGTGTCTCAGGATCAGTTCATCTGTTCAATCTGTCTGGATTTACTGAAGGATCCAGTGACCATTCCCTGTGGACACAGTTACTGTATGAGCTGTATTACAAAATGCTGGGATCAGGATGATCAGAGAGGAGTTTATAGCTGCCCTCAGTGCAGACAGATCTTCACTACAAGACCTGCTTTAGGTAAAAACACCATGCTGGCTGAAGTGGTGGAGAAACTGAAGAAGTCAAAACTTCACACTAATCGATCTGATCTCAGTTATGCTGGACCTGAAGATGTGGAGTGTGACGTCTGTACTGGGAGAAAATACAAAGCTATCAAGTCCTGTCTGGTGTGTCTTGAATCTTACTGTCAAACTCACTTTGAACAACATGAAGCTTTTCGCACAGGAAAACGACACAAAGTGATTGATGTGACAGGAAGACTTCAGGAGATGATCTGCTCTCAACATGACAGACTCTTTGAGGTTTACTGCCGCACTGATCAGAGATGTATTTGTTTGCTTTGTACGATGGATGAACATAAAAATCACGACAATGTATCAGCAGCAGCAGAGAGAACTGAGAAACAG AGACTACTGGAGGACAACCAGGGCAAACTCCATCAGATAATCCAGCAGAAAGAGAAGGAGCTTCAGGATCTAAGAGAGGCTGTGAAGATTCACACG ATCTCTGCACAGACAACAGTGAAGGACACTGAGAGGATCTTTACTGAACTGATCAGATCCATTAAGAGAAGACGATCTGAGGTGATACAACTGATCAGAGATCAGGAAAAGACTGCAGTGAGTGGAGCTGAAGAACTACTGAAGAAACTGAAACGGGAGATTGATGATCTGAGGAGGAGAAATGATAAGATGGAGAAACTTTCACAAACAAAAGATCACATCAGTTTCCTTCAG AGTTTCCAGTCTCTCTCTTCATCTCCTGGATCGAAAGACAACATCATTTTCAGTTCTCTTCTCTCTTTTGATGATGTGAGGAAATCTGTCACTCAACTGAAAGAACAGATGGAGGATTTCTGTGAAGAAGAGATTGAAAAGATATCTAGTAAAG